The following proteins come from a genomic window of Astatotilapia calliptera chromosome 11, fAstCal1.2, whole genome shotgun sequence:
- the rrp15 gene encoding RRP15-like protein: protein MSLVEAHALDSGDSMALWSEGKVDSEGESEGERVNDEEKEEDENEHNEDASTGWAEAMAKILGKKTTSGILEKNKELEKMKAAERQEQLERKKQADEKKAWEQMCREKPDIVTDRETEKALQRIATRGVVQLFNAVRKHQKTVQEKVKDAGGSDRKRAKILCSVSKKDFIDVLRREDGGVRATGKTEKAAVAAVEKPAWTVLRDDFMMGATMKDWDKSSDQDEPQEGDSEAAIQI from the exons ATGTCTCTGGTGGAAGCACACGCGTTGGACTCCG GTGACAGCATGGCTCTTTGGTCTGAAGGCAAGGTTGATTCTGAAGGAGAGAGTGAAGGTGAAAGAGTGAATgatgaagagaaagaagaggatgaAAATGAACACAATGAAGATGCCAGCACTGGATGGGCTGAAGCCATGGCAAAGATCCTCGGGAAGAAAACCACGAGCGGCATCCTGGAGAAGAACAAGGAGCTGGAAAAGATGAAGGCAGCAGAGAGACAGGAGCAGCTCGAGAGGAAGAAACAG GCTGACGAGAAGAAAGCGTGGGAGCAGATGTGCAGGGAGAAACCTGACATAGTGACGGACCGCGAGACTGAGAAAGCATTACAGAGAATTGCTACAAG AGGGGTGGTTCAGCTGTTCAACGCTGTCAGGAAACACCAGAAAACTGTGCAGGAAAAGGTGAAGGATGCTGGTGGATCAGACAGGAAGAGGGCAAAGATCCTTTGTTCTGTCTCAAAGAAAGACTTCATCGATGTGCTGAGGAGGGAAGACGGAGGTGTCCGAGCAACGGGCAAGACCGAAAAGGCTGCT GTCGCTGCTGTGGAGAAGCCTGCCTGGACTGTTCTCAGAGATGACTTCATGATGGGAGCCACAATGAAAGACTGGGACAAAAGCAGTGACCAGGACGagccacaggagggagacagtGAGGCAGCGATTCAGATCTGA